A single Streptomyces sannanensis DNA region contains:
- a CDS encoding cupredoxin domain-containing protein, with amino-acid sequence MRLTTGTNTRSNPRKRRIAKRLVAATAALGFSALGVWGTTGSAAVAADQASVSESVPRVPAKQAGDVTIADNAFSPAVLEVTVGTVVTWTNQDSEPHTVTSQGEGPMNSGELGRGQAYSQTFTEPGTYTYHCTLHPGMHGEIVVRPR; translated from the coding sequence ATGCGCCTCACAACGGGTACGAACACGCGAAGCAATCCGCGAAAGCGCCGGATCGCCAAGAGGCTGGTGGCAGCCACCGCCGCACTGGGATTCTCGGCGCTCGGCGTATGGGGCACCACCGGATCGGCAGCGGTCGCCGCTGACCAGGCGTCGGTGTCCGAGAGTGTCCCCCGGGTACCGGCCAAGCAAGCGGGCGACGTGACCATCGCCGACAACGCCTTCTCGCCGGCCGTGCTCGAGGTCACGGTCGGGACCGTCGTCACCTGGACCAACCAGGACAGCGAGCCGCACACGGTGACCAGTCAGGGCGAGGGCCCGATGAACTCCGGGGAGTTGGGCCGGGGGCAGGCCTACAGTCAAACCTTCACGGAGCCCGGAACGTACACCTACCACTGCACCCTTCACCCGGGTATGCATGGTGAGATCGTCGTCCGACCTCGGTGA